The following coding sequences are from one Gossypium hirsutum isolate 1008001.06 chromosome A12, Gossypium_hirsutum_v2.1, whole genome shotgun sequence window:
- the LOC107931016 gene encoding probable serine/threonine-protein kinase SIS8 isoform X1 — MKNILKKLHVSNQSEDIEGSSSSRSNKKSSDDVSSSPLSPENNNNSNNNKSLSALSSWLNSVANRKSPSPPSSSNLKKGETMEPSDSVSTSGSKAALDTGKGNSGSSNTRDPDVEEEYYQIQLAMELSAREDPEAAQIEAVKQISLSSCGPENTPAEVVAYRYWNYNSLNYDDKILDGFYDLYGILTGSASEGMPSLLDLQGTSVADNVSWEAVLVNRDSDANLLKLERKALEMTAKLRSESLAFVSSNLVQKLAVLVSEYMGGPVVDPDCMSRAWRSLSYSLKSTLDCMVLPLGSLTIGLARHRALLFKVLADSVGIPCRLVKGQQYTGSDDVAMNFVKIDDGREYIVDLMADPGTLIPSDADGSHVEYDDSFFSSGPLSRDIDSSHMASSTSGVGSSLEDGKGDFSACLNLSGATSSGEQSKESTGDFKTPSSMEKEPVRELPNRPIYPYVHARSPSWTEGISSPAVRRMQVKDVSQYVIDVAKENPQLAQKLHDVLLESGVVVPPNLFTGVYSEQLDTSNIEVRLPVEIKDENGKGTGPHNSKNQNDFRPSHCLPPLPHQKVHAKASSPHDQPEHLKSVEGLRVTCPVDTREVIGPPVLSQSEAASIQYATSVPVAAAAAAAAVASSMVVTAKRLGTDSNVELPVAAAAMAATSAAVMKQTDCNDGDANLAGCEHISKRGQDAWRVNSEGERMSDKSAGNNSSKSDNALDGVAECEIPWEEITLGKRIGLGSYGEVYRGEWHGTEVAVKKFLDQDISGEPLEEYKSEVLIMKKLRHPNVVLFMGAVTRPPNLSIVTEFLHRGSLYRLIHRPNNQLDERRRLRMALDTARGMNYLHNCTPMIVHRDLKSPNLLVDRNWVVKVCDFGLSRMKHSTYLSSMSTAGTAEWMSPEVLRNEPSDEKCDVYSFGVILWELSTLQQPWKGMNPMQVVGAVGFQHRRLDIPDDIDPAIAEIIRKCWHTDPKLRPTFAEIMAALKPLLKPITNAQVPRSAISLSKGHERGKP; from the exons ATGAAGAACATTCTCAAGAAGCTGCATGTATCTAATCAATCTGAAGATATTGAAGGGTCGTCTTCATCAAGAAGCAACAAGAAGTCCAGTGATGATGTATCATCGTCTCCTCTTAGCCctgagaataataataatagtaataataacaaatCATTATCTGCTCTTTCTAGTTGGTTGAACTCAGTAGCTAATAGGAAAAGTCCAAGTCCACCATCTTCTTCAAATTTGAAGAAAGGGGAAACTATGGAACCTAGTGATTCAGTTAGTACTAGTGGTTCAAAGGCTGCTTTGGATACAGGAAAGGGCAATTCTGGGTCTAGCAACACTAGGGATCCTGATGTAGAAGAGGAGTATTATCAGATACAATTGGCTATGGAGTTGAGTGCTAGGGAGGATCCTGAAGCTGCTCAGATTGAGGCTGTTAAGCAAATTAGTCTAAGCTCTTGTGGTCCTGAGAATACTCCAGCTGAAGTTGTTGCATATAGATATTGG AATTATAATTCTCTTAATTATGATGACAAGATCCTGGATGGCTTTTATGACCTGTATGGAATTCTAACTGGATCTGCTTCGGAAGGAATGCCTTCACTCCTTGATTTGCAAGGGACATCGGTGGCAGACAATGTCTCTTGGGAAGCAGTTTTGGTCAATAGAGATTCTGATGCAAATTTGTTGAAACTTGAACGAAAAGCACTAGAGATGACTGCAAAGTTAAGGTCAGAATCTTTGGCTTTTGTAAGCAGCAATCTAGTGCAAAAGCTTGCAGTTTTAGTTTCTGAATATATGGGTGGACCAGTTGTGGATCCTGACTGTATGTCACGAGCCTGGCGAAGTCTTAGTTACAGTCTAAAATCTACCCTTGACTGCATGGTTTTGCCACTTGGTTCTTTAACAATCGGTTTGGCTCGTCATCGTGCATTGTTATTCAAG GTTTTGGCTGATAGTGTTGGCATTCCTTGCCGGTTGGTGAAAGGGCAACAATATACAGGTTCTGATGATGTGGCAATGAACTTTGTAAAGATTGATGATGGAAG GGAATACATTGTTGACCTAATGGCAGATCCTGGCACACTTATTCCTTCTGATGCAGATGGATCTCATGTGGAATACGATGATTCTTTCTTTTCCTCCGGTCCTTTGTCTCGAGACATTGATTCATCCCATATGGCCTCTTCTACCAGTGGGGTTGGCAGTTCACTTGAAGATGGAAAAGGAGATTTTAGTGCTTGTTTAAACTTGTCTGGAGCAACTAGTAGTGGGGAGCAATCAAAGGAATCTACGGGTGATTTTAAAACCCCATCTAGCATGGAGAAGGAACCTGTGCGAGAGCTTCCAAACAGACCTATTTATCCTTATGTGCATGCAAGATCTCCTTCCTGGACAGAAGGTATTAGCTCCCCTGCTGTACGTAGGATGCAGGTGAAAGATGTCTCACAGTATGTGATTGATGTTGCCAAGGAGAATCCGCAGTTAGCTCAAAAACTTCATGATGTGTTACTTGAGAGTGGTGTTGTTGTTCCTCCTAACTTATTTACTGGGGTTTATTCTGAGCAGTTAGATACATCAAATATTGAAGTGAGGTTGCCAGTTGAAATTAAGGATGAAAATGGAAAGGGCACTGGACCTCACAATAGTAAGAACCAAAATGATTTTAGACCTTCTCATTGCTTGCCTCCTCTACCCCATCAGAAAGTACATGCCAAAGCAAGCTCTCCTCATGACcaacctgaacatcttaaatctGTGGAAGGCCTAAGGGTCACTTGTCCAGTTGATACAAGGGAAGTCATTGGACCACCTGTGTTGTCACAATCTGAAGCGGCTTCTATTCAGTATGCCACAAGTGTTCCAGTTGCTGCAGCAGCAGCTGCTGCTGCTGTTGCATCTTCAATGGTAGTCACTGCAAAAAGATTGGGCACAGATTCAAATGTTGAACTTCCTGTAGCAGCTGCTGCAATGGCAGCTACTAGCGCAGCTGTGATGAAGCAGACTGATTGTAATGATGGAGATGCTAACTTGGCTGGCTGTGAGCATATTAGTAAAAGGGGGCAAGATGCCTGGAGGGTAAATTCTGAAGGCGAGAGAATGTCAGATAAATCAGCTGGTAATAATAGTTCAAAGTCCGATAATGCTCTTGATGGTGTTGCGGAATGTGAGATACCTTGGGAGGAAATCACCTTGGGTAAACGAATTGGACTTG GATCATATGGTGAGGTTTATCGTGGAGAATGGCATGGGACT GAAGTTGCTGTAAAGAAGTTCCTGGATCAAGATATCTCTGGGGAACCACTTGAAGAATACAAAAGTGAG GTCCTCATCATGAAAAAACTCAGACATCCCAATGTTGTTCTCTTCATGGGAGCTGTAACTCGTCCTCCAAACCTTTCAATTGTAACAGAATTTCTTCATAG AGGTAGTTTGTATAGGTTAATTCACCGACCAAACAATCAATTGGATGAGCGGAGGCGTTTGAGGATGGCTCTTGATACT GCTCGGGGAATGAATTACTTGCACAATTGCACTCCAATGATAGTACACCGTGATTTGAAGTCCCCGAATCTTTTAGTAGACAGAAATTGGGTTGTAAAG GTCTGTGATTTTGGTTTATCACGGATGAAGCACAGCACATATCTATCATCAATGTCGACTGCAGGAACG GCTGAGTGGATGTCTCCGGAAGTACTACGAAATGAACCTTCCGATGAGAA GTGTGATGTTTATAGCTTTGGAGTTATCTTATGGGAGCTCTCTACCCTGCAACAACCATGGAAAGGAATGAACCCGATGCAAGTTGTTGGTGCTGTAGGATTTCAGCATCGTCGTCTCGATATTCCAGATGACATTGATCCTGCCATTGCAGAAATTATTAGAAAGTGCTGGCACAC AGACCCAAAATTGAGGCCGACATTTGCAGAAATTATGGCTGCTTTGAAGCCATTGCTAAAGCCTATAACAAATGCACAGGTACCTAGATCAGCTATATCTTTGAGTAAGGGCCATGAGAGAGGTAAGCCATGA
- the LOC107931016 gene encoding probable serine/threonine-protein kinase SIS8 isoform X2 — translation MPSLLDLQGTSVADNVSWEAVLVNRDSDANLLKLERKALEMTAKLRSESLAFVSSNLVQKLAVLVSEYMGGPVVDPDCMSRAWRSLSYSLKSTLDCMVLPLGSLTIGLARHRALLFKVLADSVGIPCRLVKGQQYTGSDDVAMNFVKIDDGREYIVDLMADPGTLIPSDADGSHVEYDDSFFSSGPLSRDIDSSHMASSTSGVGSSLEDGKGDFSACLNLSGATSSGEQSKESTGDFKTPSSMEKEPVRELPNRPIYPYVHARSPSWTEGISSPAVRRMQVKDVSQYVIDVAKENPQLAQKLHDVLLESGVVVPPNLFTGVYSEQLDTSNIEVRLPVEIKDENGKGTGPHNSKNQNDFRPSHCLPPLPHQKVHAKASSPHDQPEHLKSVEGLRVTCPVDTREVIGPPVLSQSEAASIQYATSVPVAAAAAAAAVASSMVVTAKRLGTDSNVELPVAAAAMAATSAAVMKQTDCNDGDANLAGCEHISKRGQDAWRVNSEGERMSDKSAGNNSSKSDNALDGVAECEIPWEEITLGKRIGLGSYGEVYRGEWHGTEVAVKKFLDQDISGEPLEEYKSEVLIMKKLRHPNVVLFMGAVTRPPNLSIVTEFLHRGSLYRLIHRPNNQLDERRRLRMALDTARGMNYLHNCTPMIVHRDLKSPNLLVDRNWVVKVCDFGLSRMKHSTYLSSMSTAGTAEWMSPEVLRNEPSDEKCDVYSFGVILWELSTLQQPWKGMNPMQVVGAVGFQHRRLDIPDDIDPAIAEIIRKCWHTDPKLRPTFAEIMAALKPLLKPITNAQVPRSAISLSKGHERGKP, via the exons ATGCCTTCACTCCTTGATTTGCAAGGGACATCGGTGGCAGACAATGTCTCTTGGGAAGCAGTTTTGGTCAATAGAGATTCTGATGCAAATTTGTTGAAACTTGAACGAAAAGCACTAGAGATGACTGCAAAGTTAAGGTCAGAATCTTTGGCTTTTGTAAGCAGCAATCTAGTGCAAAAGCTTGCAGTTTTAGTTTCTGAATATATGGGTGGACCAGTTGTGGATCCTGACTGTATGTCACGAGCCTGGCGAAGTCTTAGTTACAGTCTAAAATCTACCCTTGACTGCATGGTTTTGCCACTTGGTTCTTTAACAATCGGTTTGGCTCGTCATCGTGCATTGTTATTCAAG GTTTTGGCTGATAGTGTTGGCATTCCTTGCCGGTTGGTGAAAGGGCAACAATATACAGGTTCTGATGATGTGGCAATGAACTTTGTAAAGATTGATGATGGAAG GGAATACATTGTTGACCTAATGGCAGATCCTGGCACACTTATTCCTTCTGATGCAGATGGATCTCATGTGGAATACGATGATTCTTTCTTTTCCTCCGGTCCTTTGTCTCGAGACATTGATTCATCCCATATGGCCTCTTCTACCAGTGGGGTTGGCAGTTCACTTGAAGATGGAAAAGGAGATTTTAGTGCTTGTTTAAACTTGTCTGGAGCAACTAGTAGTGGGGAGCAATCAAAGGAATCTACGGGTGATTTTAAAACCCCATCTAGCATGGAGAAGGAACCTGTGCGAGAGCTTCCAAACAGACCTATTTATCCTTATGTGCATGCAAGATCTCCTTCCTGGACAGAAGGTATTAGCTCCCCTGCTGTACGTAGGATGCAGGTGAAAGATGTCTCACAGTATGTGATTGATGTTGCCAAGGAGAATCCGCAGTTAGCTCAAAAACTTCATGATGTGTTACTTGAGAGTGGTGTTGTTGTTCCTCCTAACTTATTTACTGGGGTTTATTCTGAGCAGTTAGATACATCAAATATTGAAGTGAGGTTGCCAGTTGAAATTAAGGATGAAAATGGAAAGGGCACTGGACCTCACAATAGTAAGAACCAAAATGATTTTAGACCTTCTCATTGCTTGCCTCCTCTACCCCATCAGAAAGTACATGCCAAAGCAAGCTCTCCTCATGACcaacctgaacatcttaaatctGTGGAAGGCCTAAGGGTCACTTGTCCAGTTGATACAAGGGAAGTCATTGGACCACCTGTGTTGTCACAATCTGAAGCGGCTTCTATTCAGTATGCCACAAGTGTTCCAGTTGCTGCAGCAGCAGCTGCTGCTGCTGTTGCATCTTCAATGGTAGTCACTGCAAAAAGATTGGGCACAGATTCAAATGTTGAACTTCCTGTAGCAGCTGCTGCAATGGCAGCTACTAGCGCAGCTGTGATGAAGCAGACTGATTGTAATGATGGAGATGCTAACTTGGCTGGCTGTGAGCATATTAGTAAAAGGGGGCAAGATGCCTGGAGGGTAAATTCTGAAGGCGAGAGAATGTCAGATAAATCAGCTGGTAATAATAGTTCAAAGTCCGATAATGCTCTTGATGGTGTTGCGGAATGTGAGATACCTTGGGAGGAAATCACCTTGGGTAAACGAATTGGACTTG GATCATATGGTGAGGTTTATCGTGGAGAATGGCATGGGACT GAAGTTGCTGTAAAGAAGTTCCTGGATCAAGATATCTCTGGGGAACCACTTGAAGAATACAAAAGTGAG GTCCTCATCATGAAAAAACTCAGACATCCCAATGTTGTTCTCTTCATGGGAGCTGTAACTCGTCCTCCAAACCTTTCAATTGTAACAGAATTTCTTCATAG AGGTAGTTTGTATAGGTTAATTCACCGACCAAACAATCAATTGGATGAGCGGAGGCGTTTGAGGATGGCTCTTGATACT GCTCGGGGAATGAATTACTTGCACAATTGCACTCCAATGATAGTACACCGTGATTTGAAGTCCCCGAATCTTTTAGTAGACAGAAATTGGGTTGTAAAG GTCTGTGATTTTGGTTTATCACGGATGAAGCACAGCACATATCTATCATCAATGTCGACTGCAGGAACG GCTGAGTGGATGTCTCCGGAAGTACTACGAAATGAACCTTCCGATGAGAA GTGTGATGTTTATAGCTTTGGAGTTATCTTATGGGAGCTCTCTACCCTGCAACAACCATGGAAAGGAATGAACCCGATGCAAGTTGTTGGTGCTGTAGGATTTCAGCATCGTCGTCTCGATATTCCAGATGACATTGATCCTGCCATTGCAGAAATTATTAGAAAGTGCTGGCACAC AGACCCAAAATTGAGGCCGACATTTGCAGAAATTATGGCTGCTTTGAAGCCATTGCTAAAGCCTATAACAAATGCACAGGTACCTAGATCAGCTATATCTTTGAGTAAGGGCCATGAGAGAGGTAAGCCATGA
- the LOC107931017 gene encoding golgin candidate 2, with product MANWISSKLKVAETLLQQIDQQAAESLKKNEKPLSDEIKIDTPTKTGGVVSLKDQLKKKPQENYDYQGKLFSDQNAKVSSNDDSNSNKAVNVPNLDKEVSSSRASLKPKTSLTDSDWTELLSTPSHGTGSLGNTRGNVVTGIRGLGKDARKKGKLGSNLLSLERKKNEKSDVSATKSVRRSDIVSGNKLNGKPNEGEESSSSGRASNNTVDIQNDGKTLEGLKLNHEVTDSISTVKLKDDMDEENGWQLDSGDLLSNAEGLSQSVSKNHLPPNMPELGNTDGVPDVNIGMPDAHDQLTTTVSEKSKSTGSSRSLVSNDVKRTPQLTSDGSSDSDSDSESSSGSESELEREERRRRKQRILAEQAAAKAIEAIKERENMVAKLEGEKQSLEKILEERAKQQAKEASELQTTMMEMMEAVELEKQKHNNTRMEALQRLAKLETRNADLARSLATAQKKLEVEINQIADLRQQIELKETAHEELKRRISSSHQSGTYPNQLAASKGIEFECEILEAEYSLVTDKIGRLQGKAKQLEASIELTRKEMEDPTEVEVELNRRLGQLTDRLIQKQAQVESLSSEKATLTFRIEAVSRMLDENSSVNTSDAASSDLESGTWDLSDSKLKPLFEDKIRSGKKQLGYIVKQLDAIFVAGAIFLRRNAAAKLWSLVYLVCLHFWVLYILMTHSRPSDEGRSGAVMSLENINNTASG from the exons ATGGCAAATTGGATCTCCTCCAAGCTCAAAGTCGCTGAAACTCTCCTTCAACAG ATCGATCAGCAAGCGGCGGAGTCGCTTAAGAAGAATGAGAAGCCACTTTCTGATGAGATTAAAATTGATACTCCGACGAAAACAGGTGGGGTTGTGTCTTTAAAGGATCAATTGAAAAAGAAGCCGCAAGAGAATTATGATTATCAAGGGAAATTATTCAGTGATCAAAATGCTAAAGTATCTAGTAATGATGATAGTAATAGTAATAAGGCAGTTAATGTTCCGAATCTGGACAAAGAGGTTTCGAGTTCGAGAGCTTCCTTGAAACCCAAGACTTCGCTTACAGATAGTGATTGGACTGAACTTCTTAGTACACCGAGTCATGGAACCGGTTCTTTGGGGAATACTCGTGGTAATGTGGTGACTGGGATTCGGGGATTGGGGAAAGATGCACGGAAGAAAGGAAAATTAGGGTCTAATTTGTTGTCGTTGGAAAGGAAGAAGAATGAGAAGAGCGATGTTAGTGCTACCAAGTCTGTGAGGAGATCAGATATTGTTTCTGGAAATAAGTTGAATGGGAAGCCAAATGAAGGTGAAGAATCGAGCTCTTCAGGGCGGGCTTCTAATAATACTGTTGATATACAGAATGATGGTAAGACTTTGGAAGGGTTGAAATTGAATCACGAGGTCACTGATTCAATCTCTACGGTGAAACTGAAAGATGACATGGATGAAGAAAATGGTTGGCAATTGGATTCTGGAGACCTTCTGTCTAATGCTGAAGGGTTGTCACAATCTGTAAGCAAGAACCATTTGCCTCCAAATATGCCGGAATTGGGAAATACTGATGGGGTACCTGATGTGAACATAGGAATGCCTGATGCTCATGATCAGTTGACAACTACTGTAAGTGAGAAATCCAAGTCCACCGGTTCATCCAGAAGTTTAGTCTCCAATGATGTGAAAAGGACCCCTCAGCTAACAAGTGATGGAAGCTCTGATTCAGATTCTGATTCTGAATCTTCGTCTGGCTCTGAAAGTGAACTTGAGAGGGaggaaaggaggaggaggaagcaGAGGATTTTGGCTGAGCAAGCAGCAGCCAAAGCTATTGAAGCTATCAAAGAACGAGAGAATATGGTTGCAAAATTAGAGGGAGAGAAGCAGAGCTTAGAGAAAATACTTGAGGAAAGAGCCAAACAACAAGCAAAAGAG GCTTCAGAGCTACAGACAACTATGATGGAAATGATGGAAGCTGTTGAGCTAGAAAAGCAGAAACATAATAATACTAGAATGGAAGCCCTCCAGCGATTAGCAAAGCTAGAG ACCAGAAATGCTGATCTTGCAAGATCACTTGCTACTGCACAGAAGAAACTTGAAGTAGAG ATTAATCAGATAGCAGATCTTCGACAACAGATAGAGTTGAAAGAAACAGCCCATGAAG AACTGAAGAGGCGGATCTCTAGTAGTCATCAGAGCGGAACTTATCCGAACCAA TTAGCAGCTTCGAAGGGAATTGAATTCGAATGTGAAATACTTGAGGCCGAGTACTCTCTTGTCACCGATAAAATTGGACGGCTGCAAGGCAAG GCAAAACAACTGGAAGCAAGCATCGAATTGACAAGGAAAGAAATGGAGGACCCAACAGAAGTAGAAGTTGAGCTTAACCGAAGGCTCGGACAGCTAACTGATCGCTTAATTCAGAAACAAGCCCAG GTTGAATCTCTGTCTTCTGAGAAGGCAACATTAACGTTCAGAATTGAG GCAGTTTCAAGGATGCTGGACGAGAACAGTTCCGTGAATACAAGCGATGCAGCATCAAGCGATTTGGAATCTGGAACATGGGATCTTTCCGATTCGAAGTTGAAGCCTCTATTTGAGGACAAAATCCGTTCAGGCAAAAAACAACTCGGATATATAGTGAAGCAGTTAGATGCTATATTCGTGGCCGGTGCAATATTCCTAAGAAGAAATGCTGCAGCAAAACTCTGGTCTCTGGTCTACTTGGTATGCCTTCACTTTTGGGTCTTGTATATTCTGATGACACATTCCCGACCGTCGGACGAAGGCCGATCTGGTGCTGTCATGTCCTTGGAAAACATTAACAACACTGCAAGCGGGTAA